The sequence AATTGCTTGATTTGTCAATTGAATTTTATCAAATACAATATCCTCCATTTTTCCATTTACAAAAACACCGGGCATTGGTGAATAATTCCTTAAATAAGAAGCCATGCTTTTTTTGCCTTCCTCTAAGTTTGGTTGTATCGAGTAACGACAACTTGCTTCCATTTTTCTTAAAATATAACCTTGTCCTAGCCAGCTTGCAGTACGCATTAATTTGCTTTTGGTATCCAAAACATAATCTAATTTGTCGAAATAGATTTCTTTTGTCTGCGGATTATATTGCGGAAATCCGTTAAGATACAATGTTCCGTTTATTGAGCCTAAAACATCCAATGCGATAACCATTTTTCCATCTTTATGCCAAATGGAAACATTTTTCACCGTTACTTTTTTGCTTCCGGATCCAAATTCGTGATCTGCAAAATTTTTCGTCATGATTTTGGAAGCATCTGCGTAAGTGGAGATTGCTGCAATATTGGCGCTAACCTGATTTGGGATTTTAGCAACAGGTTTCAAAACAATTTTATTCGCATTGAATTTAGATTCTGGTTGTTTGCCAACAATGGTTTCCATGTTGCATTTCATTCCCATGTCTAATAAAAAGGAATCATTTTTGAGTTTTGCATTTGTTGAATACACTTCGATAGGTGCAATTCTCAACCAGCTTTCATAGGTGTCACTCATTTGAAATGGAGTGCATATTTTTTCTAATGCAGTTAAAACATTCGGCTTAAAATCCATTGATTTTTCTATTGACTCGTCGATTTTCTTTTCAATTTTTGATTTGAAAATAGAAATTGCTGGATTTATCAAATAGGTAATTGGCATACTTTTTCCAAAAACCATCATAGTTGGGCTTTCGTTCCAATCCAATGATTTGAATTCGGTTTTAGTGTTTAATTTCCAATTGGTCAAAGCAACATCGCTAGATAAAGTGATTACTCCATTCAAATTAAATTCACGAGTATCATAAAGTTCGACTCCCAGTTTTTTTGTTCCAATTCGATATTTTACAGTTGCTTTTAAAGGCAAAATAGTTTTGATTTTTTTATCTGGATTTGAAGGGTCGTTCTGGATTTTTATTGGAGCCTGTTTCCATACTTTCATTTCAATATCGTCATCTTCGATATTGTTGTCTTCATAAATCAATCCGTTTAAAAGAGCATTCGTCTGATTTTCGATATCAGCCAATTTTACGTTTATCGGCAAATTTATAAACGACGGATTTGCATCATAAACCAATGGACTCGCATCGTCAGGTTCCGGTTTTAAAGTTTCTAATTTTTGAGATGTTGAACAGCCAGCAAGGATTGCAGCAGCTGTAAATAAAGCGAAAATTGAAGTAAGCTTCATTGGTACAATTTTTTTGAGTGACACAAAATTAAGAAAACTATTAAATAATTGTAAAAAAGTGTAACAATTGCGAAAGAGAGCCGTCTTATTTAAATATAAAAATGAAATTATTAACGTTTTGTTATCATAATTTACTTATAAAAAATATTATTATTGTTTTAAAAAATTAACAATACCATGATTGAAATCAAAGATTTGCATAAATCCTATAAAATGGGAAGTTCAGAACTGCATGTGTTAAAAGGCATAAATTTTAATATTGAAGAAGGCGAGCTTGTAGCTATCATGGGATCTTCGGGATCTGGTAAATCGACGCTTCTTAATATATTAGGAATTTTAGATGAAGCCGATTCTGGAAGTTATGTTTTAGATAAAACTCCAATTAAAAAACTGAACGAAACCATTGCGTCTAAATACCGCAACAAATTTTTAGGATTTGTTTTTCAGTCTTTTAATTTGATCAATTATAAAAGCGCGCTTGATAATGTGGCAATGCCATTGTATTATCAAGGAATAAAAAGAAAAGAACGTTACGAAATTGCAATGAAATATTTGCAGAAAGTTGGGTTGGGTTCACATTCACACCATTTGCCAAGCGAGCTTTCTGGTGGACAAAAACAACGCGTTGCTATTGCAAGAGCGTTAGCCTCAAATCCAAAAGTATTATTGGCCGATGAGCCAACTGGAGCTTTGGATACTAAAACTTCTTATGAAGTAATGGAGCTTATTCAAGGAATTAACGATGAAGGAAAAACCATTTTGATCGTTACGCACGAACCTGATATTGCCGCAATGTGCAAAAGAAATGTGGTCCTGAAAGACGGACTAATTATCGATGATAAAAAAGTAGAACAAGTTAGAGCTTCATCATATGTTTAATATTGAGCGTTGGCAAGAAATATTTGAAGCAATCTCCAAAAACCGATTAAGAACTTTTCTTACTGGGGTTTCTGTAGCGTCGGGAATTTTTATTTTGGTGATTTTGCTAGGAGCGGGAAAAGGGCTTCAAAATGGAATTGAAAAACAGTTTGAGCGCGATGCCGCCGGACTTATCGAGGTTTGGTCTGGAACGACTACAAAAGAATACAAAGGATTAAATCCGGGAAGGCAAATTCAGCTTAGAAACAGTGATTATAACCAATCGGTTCAAAAATTTGAGGATAAACTAGATTTGCGTTCTGCGTCATATAATTTTTGGGGTGGTACGATTTCTTATGGTAAAGAATCTGCGAGTTATCAATTTAGAGGAGTAGATCCTGATCATGGCTCAGTAGAAAACCTTACAGTTGTTCAAGGCCGATTTTTAAATAGTAACGATTTGGCTAACAATGAAAAAGTAGCTGTGATTGGGATGAAAGTAAAAACAGATTTGTTTAAAGATAAAGACGCTTTAGGTAAGGAAATCGCAATCAATAATGTCAATTTTAAAGTAGTGGGTGTTTTTACAGATCCTGGAGGAGAGAGAGAGGAATCCAGAGCGTATTTGCCTAGAACTACGGTGCAAAGAGCTTTTGGTGGAGGGGATAAAATTAGTTATATGTCTTTTAACTTGAAGAAAACACAGGATTATGATGAAGCTTTGGCAGAATCAGAAAAATTTACTCAAGATGTAAAGACGCTGCTTAAAAGCAAAAATATGGTCGCGCCAGATGATGATAGCGGAATTGGTGCGTATAATTCAGTAAAAGATGCCAAGCAATTTTATGATTTGAACTTATATATACGATTATTCTTTTGGTGGGTTGGGATTTGTACCATCATTGCAGGGGTTGTTGGTGTAAGTAATATCATGCTGATTATAGTGAAAGAAAGAACAAAAGAAATTGGAATTAGAAAAGCCTTGGGAGCATCTCCATTTTCTATTATTACCATGATACTTCATGAGTCAATTTTTATTACCACAATTGCTGGCTTTACCGGATTACTGGCTAGTTTAATGTTGCTGGAATTTGTTGGGCCAATGGTACAGAGTGAATACTTCAGAAATCCTGAAGTCGATTTCAGTGTCGCATTGACGACACTTGTATTACTTGTATTCGCGGGCGCAATGGCTGGTTTTTTTCCGGCATATAGAGCAGCCAAAATTAAACCTATTGTAGCACTTAGAGACGAATAATTATGTTTAAAAAAGATAATTGGGACGAAATTTTACAGGCATTGACTGCGAATCCTTTCAGGACGATCTTGACGGCTTTTGGGGTTTTTTGGGGAATCTTCATTTTGGTGATTCTGCTAGCGGCAGGAAACGGACTGGAAAATGGAATTAAAAAAGGTTTTGACGGAATTGCGACAAATACCATGTTTATGTGGAGTCAAACGACATCAAAAGCATACAAAGGTTTGCCAAAAACACGCCGTTATGATTTTAGAAATAGCGATGTTGCGGCGCTAAAAGCAGCTTTGCCAGATTTGTTATATGTTTCGCCAAGAAATCAGTTGGGAGATTTTAACGGGACAAATAATGTGGTGCGCGGAACAAAAACTTCTGCATTTACCATTTATGGAGATTATCCGGAACTGATTAAGCAACAGCCAATGGATATCATTAAAGGGCGATTTGTAAACCAACAGGATATTCTAGAAAAAAGAAAGGTTTGCGTAATTGGTCAAGGTGTTATCAGCGAACTTTATGGAAAAGAAGAAGAGTGCATTGGAACCTATATTAAAATTAACAGCATAAATTTTATGGTTGTTGGAGTTTATAAATCTAAACAACAAGGTGGAAATGCGGAACAGGAACAAAAAAATATTTTTATTCCGTTTACAACATTTCAACAAGCATTTAATTATGGTGATAAAGTGGGCTGGATGGCGTTGACGGCAAAAGATGAAACGTCGATAACGTCTTTAAAGCCAAAAATTCTAGAAATAATTAAATCATTGCATTCCATAAATCCGGCAGATGACCGTGCAGTAGGAAATTTTGATTTATATGAGCAGTTTAATAAAGTACAAAGTTTGTTTAATATCTTGAAAATCATTGCTTATTTTGTAGGAACATTAGTTTTGATTTCAGGAGTTATCGGGATTTCAAATATTATGCTCATTGTAGTTAAAGAACGTACAAAAGAAATAGGAATACGAAGAGCTTTAGGAGCAACTCCGGCAGCAATTCGTGGGCAAATTTTATCAGAATCTATCTTTTTAACTATTATTTCAGGAATGTTAGGAATTGCTGTTGCGACAGGAATTATTGCCCTCCTAAACTTAGCCTTAGATTCCATGCCCCCCGGTGGCGACACCATGTTTGCTAATCCAAGTGT comes from Flavobacterium sp. KACC 22761 and encodes:
- a CDS encoding DUF4403 family protein produces the protein MKLTSIFALFTAAAILAGCSTSQKLETLKPEPDDASPLVYDANPSFINLPINVKLADIENQTNALLNGLIYEDNNIEDDDIEMKVWKQAPIKIQNDPSNPDKKIKTILPLKATVKYRIGTKKLGVELYDTREFNLNGVITLSSDVALTNWKLNTKTEFKSLDWNESPTMMVFGKSMPITYLINPAISIFKSKIEKKIDESIEKSMDFKPNVLTALEKICTPFQMSDTYESWLRIAPIEVYSTNAKLKNDSFLLDMGMKCNMETIVGKQPESKFNANKIVLKPVAKIPNQVSANIAAISTYADASKIMTKNFADHEFGSGSKKVTVKNVSIWHKDGKMVIALDVLGSINGTLYLNGFPQYNPQTKEIYFDKLDYVLDTKSKLMRTASWLGQGYILRKMEASCRYSIQPNLEEGKKSMASYLRNYSPMPGVFVNGKMEDIVFDKIQLTNQAIIAFIKINGTVNVSVNGLK
- a CDS encoding ABC transporter ATP-binding protein, translated to MIEIKDLHKSYKMGSSELHVLKGINFNIEEGELVAIMGSSGSGKSTLLNILGILDEADSGSYVLDKTPIKKLNETIASKYRNKFLGFVFQSFNLINYKSALDNVAMPLYYQGIKRKERYEIAMKYLQKVGLGSHSHHLPSELSGGQKQRVAIARALASNPKVLLADEPTGALDTKTSYEVMELIQGINDEGKTILIVTHEPDIAAMCKRNVVLKDGLIIDDKKVEQVRASSYV
- a CDS encoding ABC transporter permease, whose protein sequence is MFNIERWQEIFEAISKNRLRTFLTGVSVASGIFILVILLGAGKGLQNGIEKQFERDAAGLIEVWSGTTTKEYKGLNPGRQIQLRNSDYNQSVQKFEDKLDLRSASYNFWGGTISYGKESASYQFRGVDPDHGSVENLTVVQGRFLNSNDLANNEKVAVIGMKVKTDLFKDKDALGKEIAINNVNFKVVGVFTDPGGEREESRAYLPRTTVQRAFGGGDKISYMSFNLKKTQDYDEALAESEKFTQDVKTLLKSKNMVAPDDDSGIGAYNSVKDAKQFYDLNLYIRLFFWWVGICTIIAGVVGVSNIMLIIVKERTKEIGIRKALGASPFSIITMILHESIFITTIAGFTGLLASLMLLEFVGPMVQSEYFRNPEVDFSVALTTLVLLVFAGAMAGFFPAYRAAKIKPIVALRDE
- a CDS encoding ABC transporter permease, with the translated sequence MFKKDNWDEILQALTANPFRTILTAFGVFWGIFILVILLAAGNGLENGIKKGFDGIATNTMFMWSQTTSKAYKGLPKTRRYDFRNSDVAALKAALPDLLYVSPRNQLGDFNGTNNVVRGTKTSAFTIYGDYPELIKQQPMDIIKGRFVNQQDILEKRKVCVIGQGVISELYGKEEECIGTYIKINSINFMVVGVYKSKQQGGNAEQEQKNIFIPFTTFQQAFNYGDKVGWMALTAKDETSITSLKPKILEIIKSLHSINPADDRAVGNFDLYEQFNKVQSLFNILKIIAYFVGTLVLISGVIGISNIMLIVVKERTKEIGIRRALGATPAAIRGQILSESIFLTIISGMLGIAVATGIIALLNLALDSMPPGGDTMFANPSVDLGVVFVALLILVGSGLLAGFIPAQTAINVKPVDALRTE